Proteins encoded within one genomic window of Plasmodium cynomolgi strain B DNA, chromosome 11, whole genome shotgun sequence:
- a CDS encoding VIR-like CYIR protein (putative) → MLVRNLYEIKKKNDKKNSCGYLYYWIYENVWGLFGNNWNKIHGKEPILALFDTGYKIINELKINECFYDYDTEISLEELREKKDLFDYFNNYNNIDAYVNSEETGKEKYCKYFTYIKKIYRKYIKKCCIYYDHYSYMNTCSDYFRIYYPNDFLCKLNCPVDELHHDSNKAVKSFLFFSINIS, encoded by the exons ATGTTAGTAAGAAATTTATAcgaaataaagaagaagaatgataagaaaaataGTTGTGGATATTTATACTATTGGATATATGAGAATGTATGGGGGCTGTTTGGTAATAATTGGAATAAAATACATGGAAAAGAGCCTATTCTTGCCCTTTTTGATAcaggttataaaattattaatgaattaaaaattaatgaatgCTTCTATGACTATGATACTGAAATTAGTTTAGAAGagttgagagaaaaaaaggatttgttcgattattttaataattataataatattgatgCATATGTTAATTCTGAAGAaacaggaaaagaaaagtatTGTAAATACTTTACCTAcattaagaaaatatatagaaaatatataaagaaatgctGTATATATTACGATCATTATAGCTATATGAATACCTGTTCTGATTATTTTAGAATATATTATCCGAatgattttttatgtaaattaaatTGTCCAGTGGACGAATTACATCATGACTCAAATAAAGca gtaaaaagttttttatttttcagtataaatatttcataa
- a CDS encoding VIR-like CYIR protein (putative), with protein MSEDVIEYKQLIDNDPTLSKNDLSEFYEKFSRDCEKSNTEGYCNDDMGEDLNGSAKDIFKKLIRNINELIRYNGIYNEKYINKLCIYLKYWFYDKILTKNIDYSNIGNFFDALSQYKGEDTSESKTCEFYQLKLTEIKDIKKLYDYFMFFDGYNSVKSTINDKNIQ; from the exons atgtctGAAGATGTGATAGAGTATAAACAATTAATTGATAAT gATCCTACATTaagtaaaaatgatttatctgaattttatgaaaaatttagcaGAGATTGTGAGAAGTCGAATACTGAAGGTTATTGTAATGATGATATGGGTGAAGATTTAAATGGAAGTGCAAAAGATATTTTCAAGAAACTAATAAGAAATATTAATGAGCTAATAAGGTATAATGgcatatataatgaaaaatatattaataaactATGTATATACTTAAAGTATTGGTTTTACGATAAAATACTCACTAAAAACATTGATTATTCTAATattggtaattttttcgaTGCGTTGTCCCAATATAAAGGCGAGGATACTAGTGAAAGTAAAACGTGCGAATTTTATCAGTTGAAATTAACAGAAAttaaagatataaaaaaactataTGATTATTTCATGTTCTTTGATGGATATAACTCTGTGAAAAGTActataaatgataaaaatatacaataa